ACGGCGGCGACGATCCCGACGATCAGGATCATCGAGGCCAGCTCGAAGGGCAGGACGTACCGGGTGAACAGCGTCTCCGCCACCGCCTGAGCGGTGCCGAACTCCCCGCCCACCGCCGGCGGCGGAGGGGTGGCGGCGGTGCGGAGGACGGCGGCGGCCGCCGCCAGAAAGGCCGCGGCCAGGACCAGCCCCACCGGCCGCTGCCGGGGCAACTTGGTCGCCCGGCCCTCACCGCTGCGGATGTGCAGGAGCATCACGACGAAGAGGAAGAGGACGACGATGGCGCCGGCGTAGATGATCACCTGGAGGACGGCGATGAACTGCGCAGCCAGGAGGAGGTAGAGGACGGCCAGGCTGCCCAGGACCAGCAGGAGGGCCAGGGCGGCGCGGACCGGCGGATGGGCCAGGATGATGCCGACCCCCCCGGCCAGGGCGCCTGTTGCCGCCAGGATGAAGAGGACGACCTCCGCCACCTGCGCCTCCACGACCCGCTACACCTCCCGTCCCGGGTCCCGCCCCGAGGCGCCGGGATAGGGCTCCGTCAGCATCGGCTTGGTGTAGATCAGCGACTCCCGCGTGTACCCCGCCAGTTCGTACTCCCGGCCCAGGACGATCGCCCCCGTGGGGCAGGCCTCCTCGCAGAACCCGCAGAAGATGCAGCGGAGCTCGTTGATCTGGAACTCCTCGGCGTACCGCTCGCCCTTGCTCACCTGGCGCTCGGGAGTGTTCTCCGCCGCCCGGACGTAGATCGCCTGCGAGGGGCAGACGATCACGCACAGCTCGCACCCCACGCAGCGCTCCATCCCGTCCTCGTAGAGGGTGAGCCAGTGGCGGCCCTTGAAGCGGGGCTGGACGGCGGTGCGCTTCTCCTCGGGATACCGGATGGTGATGGGCGGCTTGAAGAGATAGCGGAAGGTGATGCCCAGCCCCCTGAGCATCGCCGCTCCCCGGCGCAGGTACGCGGCGGCCGCCGCCCCGGTCCTCATGGGGCCCTCAGGAGGACGACCGCGGAGGTGACCACGATGTTGAGCAACCCCAGCGGCACCAGCACCTTCCATCCGAAGGCCATGAGCTGGTCGTGGCGCACCCGCGGCAGCGTCGCCCGCAGCCAGATGAAGAAGAAGATGAACACGAAGGTCTTCAGGAAGAACCAGACCGCCCCCGGCAGGAGCGGCCCCTGCCAGCCGCCCAGGAACAGCGTCGTCGTCAGGGCGCTCATCGTTACGATCCCCAGGTACTCGCCCGCATAGAACATGGCGAACCGGAACCCCCCGTACTCCGTCTGGTAGCCGGCGACCAGCTCCTGCTCCGCCTCCGGCAGGTCGAAGGGGGCGCGGTTGGTTTCGGCCACGGCGGCGGTGAGGAAGAGGAGGAAGGCCACGGGCTGCAGGACGACGAACCAGAGGCGCCGCTGCGCCTCCACGATCTCCACCAGGCTCAAGGTGCCCGCGGTCAGGACGACGGCGATGACGGCCAGCCCGAGGGCGAGTTCGTAACTGATGAGCTGGGCGCTGCTGCGCAGGCTCCCCAGCAGCGAGTACTTGTTGTTGGAGGACCATCCGCCGAGGATGATCCCGTAGACGCCGATGGAGGAGGCGGCCAGCACCAGCAGGATCCCCACGTTCACGTCCGCCAGGTACAGCGCGACGCGCCGGCCGAAGAGGGAAACCTCCGGGCCGAAGGGGATGACGGCATAGACCAACAGCGCCGTGGTCATGCTGATCGCCGGCGCCACCAGGTAGACGAGGACGTCCACCTGAGCCGGGCGGAAGCTTTCCTTGAAGAGGAGTTTCACGCCGTCCGCCAGCGGCTGGAGCAGCCCGAAGGGTCCCACGCGGTTCGGTCCGTAGCGCACCTGGAACTTCCCCAGCAGCCTGCGCTCCAGCAGCGTCATGTAGGCGAAGGCCGTCAGCAGCGCCAGGATCAGGATCGCGCTCTTGACGGCGGCTTCCAGCGCGCCGGTCATAGGCCCGCCACCCGCACGCGCGTGACCGGATCGCCGGGGTCCACCAGGACGTTCACCGGCGCGGCGTCGAATCCGCGCGGCACGTAGGCCTGTCCGGGGAGGATCGCCGTCGAGAGGCGGGCCCGCAGGGCGAGCGCTCCCCGGGGCGAGGACACCACGACCGGATCGCCGTCCTCCACGGCGGCGCGCCGGGCGTCCTCGGGGTGCAGGATCGCCCACGGCTCGCCGGCCAGGTCGGCGACGGCCGGGGCCCGGGCGCTCATCGCCCCCCGGTCGAACAACACCTCCCCCACGATCAACGTCAGCGGAAACGGCGGATCGAGCGGTGAGGGACCGGAGGCGGACACAGGCGCCGTCGGCCCGGGCCGGGCGCCGGCGGTACCGCCGTTTCCTTCCTCCGCCGGACGGCGCGGCGCCAGCGGCGCCCGCTCACCCAGGCGCAGTTCGGGGATCACCGCGCGCATCTCGTCAAAGATCTCCTCCCAGTCGCTGTACGCCACGGTGGCCCCGAGGACGCGGGCCAGGGCGGCGAGGATCTGCCAGTCGCCGCGCGCGGCGCCGGGTCCCCGGACCGCGGCGCGGATCCGCTGAATGCGGCCCTCCAGGCTGGAGACGGTGCCGTCCTTTTCCGGCAGAACGAGCGCCGGAAGGACGACGTCGGCGTCCTGCGCGGTCTCGGTGAGGAACGCGTCCTGGACGACGACGAAGGGAACCCGCGCACGCGCCGCGGTCCACCGGGACCGGTCCGGGACGTCGGTGGCGGGATCCCCGCCGATGACGTAGAGGACGTCCAGTCTTCCGGCCGCCGCGGCCTCGATGATCTCGGGCGCCGTCAGACCTCCTTCGGCGGCCGGCGGCGCTCCCCACAGCCGCTGCAGCTCCCCGCGCACCTCCTCCAGCGGCCGTCCGCCCGGCGCGGTGTCGGGCAGCAGCCCTCCCAGCATCGCCCCGAAGACGTTGCCGCGGCCGCGCAGCACCGACGGACGGACGCCCCATCGCCTGCAGATCGCCCGCACCTCCGCCAGCGCCTCCGGCCCGTCGACGGCTTCCAGCGCCGCCCTGCCGATCATCACCAGCGGCCGCCTCGCCCCGCGAAGGGCCGTCGCCGCCGCCGTGATCCGGTCCGGCTCTACGCCTCCCGCCGACGCCCCATCCCGGTCTCCGTCCAGCGCGTGCCGGAGCGCCGCGAGGACCGCGCTCCCCTCGCCGTGCCGGTGCAGCAGGTGGTGGGCCAGGTGGCGTTCGACCTCCAGGGCCTTGGAGGTCACCGCGACGACGGCCGTCCCGCGGTCGAGGGCCTGTTTCAGGCGTAGCCAGAGCACCGGGTACTCTTCGGTGAGGTCGCATCCCACCAGGAGGACGACGTCGGCGTCGGCGATGCCGGAGATGGGTGTGGTCAGCCCCCAGGTCAGGCCCAGACTCGGGCTGCCCCGGCGGGCATCCAGCCGGCAGTCCAGGTGCGGGGTGCCGACGACGCTGCGGAAGACGCGCGCGGCGACGTAGGCGTCCTCGTTGCTCATCCGGCTCCCGCCCAGCAGCGCCACCTGCGCTCCGCCCGCGGCGCGGATCCGACGGGCCACCGCCTCCAGCGCCTCCTCCCAGGAGGCGGGCTGCAGCGCGCCGTCGCGGCGCACCAGGGGTTCGGTCAGGCGCTCGGGGTGCTGGACATAGCCGTGACCGAAGAATCCCAGGTCGCACAACCAGATATCGTTGACTTCGGGCCGCTCGCCGGCCCGGGTGCGCCGGATGACGTTCCCGCGGACGTCGAAGGTCACCGCGCAGCCCACCCCGCACAGCGTGCAGACACTGTCCACCGGGTGGTTGTCCCAGGGACGCGCCGCGAACCGGTAGGACTTCGCCGTGAGGGCGCCCACGGGGCAGATGGCGATGGTGTTCCCGATGAACTTCGAGCGGACGGGCTGCGTGAAGGGCGTGTTGATCTCGCTCCGGAAGCCCCGGTCGAACCCCTTCAGCGCGTCGTCGCCGGCGACCAGTTCCCCGAACCGCACGCACCGCCAGCAGAGGATGCAGCGCTCGCGGTCCAGCACCAGCACCGGGCCCAGGGACACCGGCTTGGCGAAGTCGCGCTTCGTCTCGATGAAGCGGCTGCGGCCCGGTCCCCAGCGGAAGGTCTGGTCCTGGAGGGGGCACTCCCCGCCCTTGTCGCAGATCGGACAGTCCAGCGGATGGTTGATCAGCAGGTACTCGAGGATGGCCTCCTGCGCCGCCTTCACCTCGGGGGTCGTGGTGTGCACGACCATCCCCTCGGCCGCTTCCAGCGTGCAGGAGGTGGCCAGCTTCGGAACCTTCTCCACCTGGACCAGGCACATCCGGCAGGCGCCCAGCGGCGGCATCCGGTCGTGGTAGCAGAAGATCGGGATCTCGATGCCGGCCCGCCGCGCGGCGTGCCAGACGGTGGTGCCCCGGGGCACGGTCACCGGGCGGCCGTCGATGGTCAGGGTCACGGTCGGCGCGGGCTCGCTCATACCTGGACCGCCGTCTTCACGTCGCAGTGTCCGGTGCGGACGTGGTGGTCGTACTCGTGGCGGAAGAACCGCAGCGAGGAGTAGATGGCGGGCGGCACGCTCTCCCCCAGGGGGCAGAAGCACGTCCCCGTCATCCCCCGGGCGATGCCGTCCAGGAGCTCCAGATCCTCCGGCCGTCCTTTTCCGTGAAGGATCCGGTCCAACACCTGGCTGAGCCACACCGTGCCCTCGCGGCAGGGGGTGCACTTGCCGCAGGACTCGTCGCGGTAGAACTCCACCGTCCGGGCCACCACCTCCACCATGCAGGCGGTGTCGTCCATGACGATGAGCGCCGCCGACCCGAGCATCGCGCCGTAGACATCCAGTTTCGCCAGGTCGTAGTCCATGGGCGTGTCGAGGTAGGCCGCGGGCAGGATCGCCGAGGAGGTCCCTCCGGGGAAGCACGCCTTGAAGGCCCGTCCCGGGCGCAGGCCCCCGGCCGCCTCGATCACCTGCCGGATCGACGTGCCCAGCGGCAGTTCATAGACGCCGGGGCGCTGCACATGACCGCTCACAGAGAAGAGAATCGGCGGGCCCTGCTCCCGGTACCAGGCCTCTCCCCGGGCCAGGATCCAGGCCACATGGCACAGCGTCTCGACGTTGTTCAGCGCCGTGGGCTGCATGT
This is a stretch of genomic DNA from Armatimonadota bacterium. It encodes these proteins:
- a CDS encoding NADH-quinone oxidoreductase subunit J; this translates as MAEVVLFILAATGALAGGVGIILAHPPVRAALALLLVLGSLAVLYLLLAAQFIAVLQVIIYAGAIVVLFLFVVMLLHIRSGEGRATKLPRQRPVGLVLAAAFLAAAAAVLRTAATPPPPAVGGEFGTAQAVAETLFTRYVLPFELASMILIVGIVAAVVLARGAPP
- the nuoI gene encoding NADH-quinone oxidoreductase subunit NuoI; translation: MRTGAAAAAYLRRGAAMLRGLGITFRYLFKPPITIRYPEEKRTAVQPRFKGRHWLTLYEDGMERCVGCELCVIVCPSQAIYVRAAENTPERQVSKGERYAEEFQINELRCIFCGFCEEACPTGAIVLGREYELAGYTRESLIYTKPMLTEPYPGASGRDPGREV
- the nuoH gene encoding NADH-quinone oxidoreductase subunit NuoH — its product is MTGALEAAVKSAILILALLTAFAYMTLLERRLLGKFQVRYGPNRVGPFGLLQPLADGVKLLFKESFRPAQVDVLVYLVAPAISMTTALLVYAVIPFGPEVSLFGRRVALYLADVNVGILLVLAASSIGVYGIILGGWSSNNKYSLLGSLRSSAQLISYELALGLAVIAVVLTAGTLSLVEIVEAQRRLWFVVLQPVAFLLFLTAAVAETNRAPFDLPEAEQELVAGYQTEYGGFRFAMFYAGEYLGIVTMSALTTTLFLGGWQGPLLPGAVWFFLKTFVFIFFFIWLRATLPRVRHDQLMAFGWKVLVPLGLLNIVVTSAVVLLRAP
- the nuoG gene encoding NADH-quinone oxidoreductase subunit NuoG; translation: MSEPAPTVTLTIDGRPVTVPRGTTVWHAARRAGIEIPIFCYHDRMPPLGACRMCLVQVEKVPKLATSCTLEAAEGMVVHTTTPEVKAAQEAILEYLLINHPLDCPICDKGGECPLQDQTFRWGPGRSRFIETKRDFAKPVSLGPVLVLDRERCILCWRCVRFGELVAGDDALKGFDRGFRSEINTPFTQPVRSKFIGNTIAICPVGALTAKSYRFAARPWDNHPVDSVCTLCGVGCAVTFDVRGNVIRRTRAGERPEVNDIWLCDLGFFGHGYVQHPERLTEPLVRRDGALQPASWEEALEAVARRIRAAGGAQVALLGGSRMSNEDAYVAARVFRSVVGTPHLDCRLDARRGSPSLGLTWGLTTPISGIADADVVLLVGCDLTEEYPVLWLRLKQALDRGTAVVAVTSKALEVERHLAHHLLHRHGEGSAVLAALRHALDGDRDGASAGGVEPDRITAAATALRGARRPLVMIGRAALEAVDGPEALAEVRAICRRWGVRPSVLRGRGNVFGAMLGGLLPDTAPGGRPLEEVRGELQRLWGAPPAAEGGLTAPEIIEAAAAGRLDVLYVIGGDPATDVPDRSRWTAARARVPFVVVQDAFLTETAQDADVVLPALVLPEKDGTVSSLEGRIQRIRAAVRGPGAARGDWQILAALARVLGATVAYSDWEEIFDEMRAVIPELRLGERAPLAPRRPAEEGNGGTAGARPGPTAPVSASGPSPLDPPFPLTLIVGEVLFDRGAMSARAPAVADLAGEPWAILHPEDARRAAVEDGDPVVVSSPRGALALRARLSTAILPGQAYVPRGFDAAPVNVLVDPGDPVTRVRVAGL
- the nuoF gene encoding NADH-quinone oxidoreductase subunit NuoF, encoding MPEPFLLKYIHEPDQGDLDAYVSRGGYEGLRRALAMRPEEVVDEVERSGLRGRGGAGFGTGRKWKFLPRDPAVTKYVVVNADEGEPGTFKDRTLMEGDPHRLIEGIVIAGYAVDAHQAFIYLRREFHRARAVLERAIAQAYERGYLGRDILGSGYHLDLVLATGAGAYIAGEETALLESLEGRRAMPRLKPPFYPAVKGLYMQPTALNNVETLCHVAWILARGEAWYREQGPPILFSVSGHVQRPGVYELPLGTSIRQVIEAAGGLRPGRAFKACFPGGTSSAILPAAYLDTPMDYDLAKLDVYGAMLGSAALIVMDDTACMVEVVARTVEFYRDESCGKCTPCREGTVWLSQVLDRILHGKGRPEDLELLDGIARGMTGTCFCPLGESVPPAIYSSLRFFRHEYDHHVRTGHCDVKTAVQV